GAAAGTCGCGCCGGTTGAACCAAAACATAAGACCGAAGCGTCGGCGATCATTGAGCTGGCGCTTGGCGAGCAATCGCTCATCGTGAAATGGCCAACTTCCGACCCTGACGGATGCGCCCGCTTTGTCCGAGGGCTTGTTCTTTGATCCGCATCGATGCCATCTGGCTCGCCACCGAGCCGATGGACATGCGCGCCGGTACCGAGACGGCGTTAGCCAGGGTGATCGCGGTGTTCGGTACGGCGCAGCCGCACTGTGCTTATCTGTTCGCCAACCGCCGCGCCAATCGCATGAAAGTGCTGGTGCATGACGGCTTCGGAATATGGCTGGCGGCGCGCCGGTTGAACCAAGGCAAGTTCCACTGGCCTGGTATTCGCCACGGCTCTGAGATGGAACTGGATACTGAGCAACTTCAGGCATTGGTGTTGGGTCTGCCATGGCAACGCGCAGGTTTTGGAGGCTCGATCACACTGCTTTAACGGCTGCCATTAGCCTATCGGTCTATCGCCGCGACGCGACTGCTCTGGCAAAATCCGGCGCATGACTTCCTCGCCCGATCTCGACCAAATGTCCCCCGACCAACTGCGTGCTTTGGCAGCGCAGTTGCTGTCGCAAGTCGACACGATGGGCAAGAAGATTAACCGCGATCAAACGGTTATCGAGAAGCTCACCCACGAGATCGCACAACTCAAGCGTTTGAAGTTTGCCAAGCGCAGCGAGCAGATGAATCCTGAGCAGGCCAGTTTGCTCGATGACCTGATCGATACCGATATCGCGGCGATTGAAGCAGAGCTTCAAGCCTTGCAAACAGTGCTCGCTCCGACCGAGAAAAAGCAAAAGCCCAAACGCACTGCTTTGCCGGCAGAGTTTCCACGCACGCTAATCCATCACGAACCGGACAACACTCACTGCCCATGTGGCTGCGCACTCAAGCGTATCGGTGAGGACGTCAGCGAAAAGCTGGACTACACGCCCGGGTATTTACCGTTGAGCGCCATGTCCGTGGCAAGTGGGTCTGTGATGACTGCGAAACGCTGATCCAGGCGCCGGTTCCGGCGCAGATCATTGATAAGGGAATCCCGACTGCCGGGTTACTGGCCCACGTCATGATCGCGAAGTTTGCTGACCATCTGCCTCTTTACCGTCAGGAATCGATCTTCGGTCGTGCCGGCTTGGCGATTCCACGTTCAACTTTGGCTCAATGGGTGGGTGTGACTGGGGTGCAGCTGCAACCTCTGGTCGATGCACTGCGCGACGTAGTGCTTGGGCAACAGGTTGTTCATGCCGATGAAACACCCGTGCAGATGCTCGTGCCGGGCTCAAAGAAAACCCACCGCTCCTATGTTTGGGCCTACGCCACCAGCCAGTTCTGCGAAACAGCAGCTGTTGTTTATGACTTCAGCCCCAGCCGCGCTGGTGAACATGCTCGCAACTTCCTGCAAGACTGGAAAGGTAAACTGGTCTGTGATGATTTTGGCGGCTACAAGGCCAGCTTCGGACTCGGCGTGACCGAGATCGGTTGCATGGCCCATGCGCGGCGCAAGTTCTTCGAACTGCACGCGACCAACAAGAGCACGCTCGCCGAACAGGCCCTGCGCTACATCCAGTTGCTTTACGAAATCGAGAGTGAAGTGCGCGACCTGGAGCCGGATTTACGGCGCCGAATACGGCAAGAAAAAGCCGTACCGGTGATGGATAGGCTGCATGCCTGGATGATGGCCCAGCGCGATCTCGTGCCTGAAGGCTCAGCCATCAGCAGAGCACTGGATTACAGCCTGAAACGCTGGGCAGCGTTGTCGCGCTACCTCGATGACGGGGCCGTACCCATTGACAATAATTGGTGCGAGAACCAAATCCGACCGTGGGCGTTGGGTCGCAAAAACTGGCTCTTTGCAGGTTCGCTGCGCAGCGGCAAACGGGCGGCGGCGATTATGAGTTTGATCCAGTCTGCGCGGCTCAATGGCCATGATCCGTACGCGTATCTGAAGGATGTCCTTACGCGCCTACCAACGCAGCGGGCGAGTGAAATTGATCAGTTGCTGCCGCATAGGTGGCAGCCGGTCTAATCACGCAAGGCGTGATGCCCGGACGCATACACAGGAACGACTGTCGGAAACATGCAACTTGCACGCGCCCAGAAAGACGAACGGGCAATCTGCACGACTCCATGAAATCTATGTTTTTTCAACCTGTTGATTTACATAGGTTTTGTGGTTATCTGAGGGTTGGCACAGCGATTGCGATATATAACGTAACCCTGCTGCCACTTGCTGGCGCAGATTTAGAGAAAAACAGGAGTTACTCGTATGAAGAAGTTTGCTATCGCTGCTGCTACCGCCACTGCCCTGACTCTGACCATGGCTAACGCTGCTTTCGCACAGACCTCGACTCAAGCTCCGATGGTCGTTGCTGCTAACGAAGTAGCAAAAACCAAAGAAGCGACCAGCGATACCTGGATCACTACCAAGGTAAAAACTGACCTGCTGACTGAGAAAGGCATCCCAGGTTCGGATATCAAGGTTGAAACCAACAAAGGCGTGGTTTCCCTGTCCTCCACTGTCGCAGTGACTGATGCTCAAAAAGCTACCGCTGTTGCCATCACCAAGAAAATCAAAGGCGTCAAAGCTGTTTCGGCTGACGGCCTGAAAGCTGAATAAGCTAAGAATATGCGCTGAACATTTATACAAGCAGTCGTCGCCCGCAAGGGCGGATGACTGACTGATTGAAGGTTCATGCGAAGACCACAAGGATGTGGTCATTAAAGGCCCCGGCGTTTACGTCGGGGCCTTTTCTATTGTCGGTCGGGCGGTGGGAGCAAGCTTGCTTGCGAAGGCGGTGTGATACCGAAAAGAGCAATTCGCGAGCAAGCTCGCTCCCACCAGGTTCGCTCCAACAATATATCTGGTGCTCACCGTTGCCGCTGACTCTCAATCCTCACCAGCCGACCTCCTTCAAAACGCAAATACTGATACATGCCGTGGTCGGGGCCGTAGATCCATTCTTCGACCCGCACCTCTTCAGATCTGCGGTACGTGCTGTTGAACGTTTCCTTGCTGCCGATGACGTCCTGACTCACCGGTATCCCGCATTTCTGCTGCACCTCGAAGGCCCGGTCGCCGACGCTGATCAGCTGGCTGCCGCAACGCAGCGTCGAAGCCTGCGCCGCGCAGTTCAGCGACAGCAGGCCCACGCTGAGTAACAGGCGTACTGCAAAAGAAGTGTTCAAGGCTTACTCGCTATCCAGATGCAGTGGGCTGATTACGGTGCCATTCTTCTGCGCTTCACCCAAGGAAGCATCGACGAAATACACGCGCTCGTCCGCCAGCTGGCCTTTGTCGACCAGGTAATCCTTGATGCTGCTCGCCCGCTCCTGGCCCAGTTCGCGCAGCAGGGTGTCACTGCCGCTCCAGAACTTGAGAATCTCGTCGCGCATGACTTTGGAGCGCTCTTCCTTGCCCAGGTCAACCCACTGCGCCAATGGCTGTTTCTTCAGGCGGGCGCGGTAGATGCCTTCGAGCATCGGCGATTTTTCGCTATCCGGCACTTCCAGCAGCGAAGCCTGGGCCGGGACTTTATCGCCCCGGCGCTGGAGGATCTTGTAATAGGTGTACTGATACTCGCGTTCCAGTCGTGCCTGGGCAATCAACGGACCGTCGGCGCTCGCCGCAGCGGTGCCTTCGATCTCCAGGCGCAAGGCCGGACGCTCCTTGAGCGCGGCTGAGAGCTTGTCCAGGGCCTTTTGCGCATCGCCACTCAACTCGCTGACGCCCGGCGCGAACGACACGCTGCCGAGGTCCTCGGAGCCTCCGCCGCTGACCAGACCGCCAATGAACTTGAACGGCGCAGTTGCGGCGCGCACCACCAGATTGCGCAGGGTCTGCCAGACAATCGGCATGACGCTGAATTGCGGGTTGTTCAGGTCACCGGAAACCGGCAGCTCGATGGAAATCTTGCCGTCGGTATCCTTGAGCAGCGCGATAGCCAGGCGAATCGGCAAGTCCATCGCGTCCGGGCTGTCGACCTTTTCCCCCAGCTGCAATTGCTCGACCACCACTTTGTTCTCCGCCTGCAACTGGCCTTTGGTGATCTTGTAATGCAGGTCAAGATTGAGTCGACCCTTGCGGATGCGATAGCCGGCAAATTTCCCGGAGTAGGGCGTCAGGGTGGTCAATTCCACGCGCTTGAAACTTGTGGCGATATCCAGCGCGGCCATTGGGTCGAAAGGGTTGAGACTGCCCTTGATAGTCACCGGCGCGTAGCGATCCACTTTGCCGTTGATGTTGACCGTGGCGGGTTTTGACTGGCGATTGTCCAGCGTGCCGATCTGGCCATTGAGTTGCTGGATGGCGGTGGCGAAGTTGGGGGTCAGGCTGAAATCGGCAAAGTTGGCCGAGCCGTCATTGATGTTCACTTCGCCGACATGAATACCCAGTGGTTTTTCTTTGCTCGCACTGGCGCTGGTCTTGGCCGCCGGGGCTTTATCCGCCGGTTGCGGGATCAGCAAGTCATCGACGTTGGTGGTCCGGTCATCGTTGATCATGAACCGCGCGTAGGGTTGCGCCAGGTTAACTTTGGCAATGTTCAGGCTGTCGCCGTGCTCATAATTCAGCCCTTCAAGCGTCAGCTGTTGCCACTTGAGGAAATCCCGCTGTTTCAGCGTATCGAGCGTATGCAGCTGGCTCACCTGAGCCTTGCCGTTAATGCTGAACGCCAGCGGCTCGGTGTTTTTCAGATTGACCGCCAGATCGCTGCCGAGCATGCCGCTGCGCAACTCAAGGCGGATGAACGGGCTGATATAAGCCTGGGCGACGCGCAGGTCGATGTCCTTGGTGGTCACTTGCAGCCTGGCGCTGACCGGGTTCAGGTTCACGTCGCCCGCAGCAGTGAGATTGCCTTGCTTGCCGATGCCGCTGTCCAGCTTGAGGGTGAAGGGCGATTTATTCAGGCTGTCGAAATTGTGCACGTCCAGATTCAGCGGGCCGACATCAATGGCTACGGGTTCTTTCGGCACGCGATCGGCGAGGTGGATTTGATAGTCGCGCAGCTGCACGTCCTTGAGCAGCACCTGCCAGGGCTTGGACGCCGTTGCCGGTTTGGCAGCAGCTTGCGCCTGCGCGTCGGTTGGTGCGGCCGGTTCCGGGGCTTTTTCGTCCACAGTCGGGGCTTTGGCGGGCTGCGGTGCAGTTTTCCCTGGTTGGCTGGCGAACAGCTTTTGCCAATCCAGTTGCCCGTCGGCTTCCCGCGCGGCCCAGGTTTCGAGCTTGTTGCTGCGGATCTTGCCGACGCTGACCAATTGTTTGGCCAGGTCCACCGAGGTCTCGCTGACGTCCAGACGTTGCAGGCGCACCAGCGGGCGGCCGTCAGGCGCATTGATCGCAAACGGCGCAACGCTCAGGGCCAGGTCCGTCAGCTTGAGCTCGGTGTCCTTGGACAGGTTCAATGTGTAGGCGGTGCTGAAGTTCAGCACGCCATCCTGCAACGCCAGCGGCAAGGCGTCGCGCACATAGGGCCACCAGACTTTCATCTTGCCGTCGGTGATTTTCAGCGTGCCTTCGGACGTGATCGGCACCAGGCTGATGCGCCCGATCCAATCAATCTGCCCGCCTTCTGGACCCGCCGCGACCAGCGTCATGTCGGCGTTGTCTTCGGGAAGGGTGCTGAGATTCTTCAGCTCGAAGTTGAGTTTGTCGTAGAGGAATTCGATGGGTTCGCTGGGGCGCAGGTCCTGGAAGTGGACAAAGCCGTCCGCCAGTTTGATCTGGTCAATACGCAGCGGGAATGGCTTGGCGGGTGCCTCGTCTTTCACCGGTTCGCTGGGCGGCAGCTTGAACAGCTGGGCCAGATTCAGCTTGCCCTGCTTGTCGAACAACAGCTCGGTCTTGGGTTTGAGCAGCTCCACGGCCTGCAAATGCAGCGCGCGGGTCCAGAGGCTGTCGATCTGCAGATTGGCGTACAGCTTTTCGAAACCGACCTGTTCTTTGCCGGGCGCCCCGATATTCAGGCCCCACAGGGTCACTTCCAGGCTGAAGGGGTTGAGCTCCAGCCGGTCGAGTCGCGCAGGAACTGTGGAGTAATTCGCCAGTTGCTGGTTGGCGATACGCAAAGCGACGCCGGGGAGAATGAAAAAGCCCAGTACGGTATAGAGGCCGAAGACCACCAGTAGGGCGCCAATCGCGCGTTTCAATCCTTTGTACATGTGAGGCGTCGTCTTTCTATATCGGAGGTGCTTTGAGTATGGCACGCCAATCTGGTTCCGAAGGTGACGCCTTTCGTTCTTGTAGGAACTCTCTGATAGCTGTGTGGCTTAGAGCTGGAGGATCAATGTCTTGAGCGGCGGCTGATTGTCCATGGACGGGAAGTCCTCGGCCGGCGGCATGATCTGCCACTCTCGCACCGGGCGCCCGGTCTTGGTGGCACAACGCAGTACCTGTTCACGCCAGTCTTCCATGCTGACTTTCGCCAGATTGTTGCAGCAGATCAGCACGCCATTGTCCGCCGTGGTCAGCAGCGCGGGCTTGAGCAGGCTTTGATAATCGCGCAGCAGATCGACCGTGCCGAAGGCGCTTTTCGCCCAGGCGGGCGGGTCGAGCAACACCAGATCGTACTGGCGCTGATCCAGCTTCACGTAGTCCGGCAGCTTGTGCCCGCGCCGCTGAGCGATGGGCAGCCCGGCCAGTTGCCGGATCGCCGGGAAGTAATCGGACTGGATGAATTGCATGCTCGGCAATTGTGGGTTGAGCGCGCCGTTTTCCCGGCCGACTGCGAGATTGCCTTCGGCGAAATCCAGATTGCAGACTTCCCGGGCACCGCCCGCTGCGGCGCTCAGGCCGACGCCGCAGGTATAGGCGAACAGATTGAGCACGCTTTTGCCTGCGCTGTGCTGCTTGACCCAGCCGCGGGTGTTGCGCAGGTCGAGGAACAACAGCGGATCCTGGCCAGCGTGTCGTCCGCGGACGCGGTAATTCAGGCCCCATTCGTGACCGATCAGGTCTTGCAGCGCGGCATCTTCCGCCTGGTAGACGGCGTCGTCCCGGTCGATGCGGGAATTGCCTTGCGACCGGTCGTTGTAGACCAGCAGCGTGTCGAGGTTCAGGCGGGCGTTAACCGTCGCGTGCAATTCCAGCAGCGCGTCACGCTCAAGGCGTGTGTGGAAACTCTGCACCAGCAGTTGCGGGCCGTAGCGGTCGATGGTCAGGCCGCTGGCGCCTTCCTGGCTGCCGTGGAACAGCCGATAACAGTCCGTGCCCTGGTGGTGCAGCTGGGCCAGCAAGGATTGGCGGTTATCGAGGGCGACGCTTAGCGCCTGAATCAAGGAAGACATGCAAAGCGCCTTGGGCTGGAATGGGCGCGGCAGTTTATCAGGTAAGTGATGCAGGGGAGAGATCGCTGAATAAGGCGCAATCCCGTAGGACCGGCTTTAGCCGGGAGGGCGTTCTCCCGGCTAAAACCCGTCCTACGGGAAGAGCGTTGGCGCTTATGTTTACCGCGCCAGCGCCAGTGCAACGCCTTGCCCGCCGCCGATGCACAAGGTCGCCAGACCTTTCTTGGCGTCGCGCTTGATCATTTCATGCAGCAGGGTCACCAGCACGCGGCAGCCCGATGCGCCGATCGGGTGGCCCAGGGCGATTGCGCCGCCGTTGACGTTGACCTTGGCCA
This genomic window from Pseudomonas sp. G.S.17 contains:
- a CDS encoding BON domain-containing protein, which gives rise to MKKFAIAAATATALTLTMANAAFAQTSTQAPMVVAANEVAKTKEATSDTWITTKVKTDLLTEKGIPGSDIKVETNKGVVSLSSTVAVTDAQKATAVAITKKIKGVKAVSADGLKAE
- the tnpB gene encoding IS66 family insertion sequence element accessory protein TnpB (TnpB, as the term is used for proteins encoded by IS66 family insertion elements, is considered an accessory protein, since TnpC, encoded by a neighboring gene, is a DDE family transposase.), whose product is MIRIDAIWLATEPMDMRAGTETALARVIAVFGTAQPHCAYLFANRRANRMKVLVHDGFGIWLAARRLNQGKFHWPGIRHGSEMELDTEQLQALVLGLPWQRAGFGGSITLL
- a CDS encoding DUF748 domain-containing protein, which gives rise to MYKGLKRAIGALLVVFGLYTVLGFFILPGVALRIANQQLANYSTVPARLDRLELNPFSLEVTLWGLNIGAPGKEQVGFEKLYANLQIDSLWTRALHLQAVELLKPKTELLFDKQGKLNLAQLFKLPPSEPVKDEAPAKPFPLRIDQIKLADGFVHFQDLRPSEPIEFLYDKLNFELKNLSTLPEDNADMTLVAAGPEGGQIDWIGRISLVPITSEGTLKITDGKMKVWWPYVRDALPLALQDGVLNFSTAYTLNLSKDTELKLTDLALSVAPFAINAPDGRPLVRLQRLDVSETSVDLAKQLVSVGKIRSNKLETWAAREADGQLDWQKLFASQPGKTAPQPAKAPTVDEKAPEPAAPTDAQAQAAAKPATASKPWQVLLKDVQLRDYQIHLADRVPKEPVAIDVGPLNLDVHNFDSLNKSPFTLKLDSGIGKQGNLTAAGDVNLNPVSARLQVTTKDIDLRVAQAYISPFIRLELRSGMLGSDLAVNLKNTEPLAFSINGKAQVSQLHTLDTLKQRDFLKWQQLTLEGLNYEHGDSLNIAKVNLAQPYARFMINDDRTTNVDDLLIPQPADKAPAAKTSASASKEKPLGIHVGEVNINDGSANFADFSLTPNFATAIQQLNGQIGTLDNRQSKPATVNINGKVDRYAPVTIKGSLNPFDPMAALDIATSFKRVELTTLTPYSGKFAGYRIRKGRLNLDLHYKITKGQLQAENKVVVEQLQLGEKVDSPDAMDLPIRLAIALLKDTDGKISIELPVSGDLNNPQFSVMPIVWQTLRNLVVRAATAPFKFIGGLVSGGGSEDLGSVSFAPGVSELSGDAQKALDKLSAALKERPALRLEIEGTAAASADGPLIAQARLEREYQYTYYKILQRRGDKVPAQASLLEVPDSEKSPMLEGIYRARLKKQPLAQWVDLGKEERSKVMRDEILKFWSGSDTLLRELGQERASSIKDYLVDKGQLADERVYFVDASLGEAQKNGTVISPLHLDSE
- a CDS encoding DUF2845 domain-containing protein; the protein is MLLSVGLLSLNCAAQASTLRCGSQLISVGDRAFEVQQKCGIPVSQDVIGSKETFNSTYRRSEEVRVEEWIYGPDHGMYQYLRFEGGRLVRIESQRQR
- a CDS encoding class I SAM-dependent methyltransferase; this encodes MSSLIQALSVALDNRQSLLAQLHHQGTDCYRLFHGSQEGASGLTIDRYGPQLLVQSFHTRLERDALLELHATVNARLNLDTLLVYNDRSQGNSRIDRDDAVYQAEDAALQDLIGHEWGLNYRVRGRHAGQDPLLFLDLRNTRGWVKQHSAGKSVLNLFAYTCGVGLSAAAGGAREVCNLDFAEGNLAVGRENGALNPQLPSMQFIQSDYFPAIRQLAGLPIAQRRGHKLPDYVKLDQRQYDLVLLDPPAWAKSAFGTVDLLRDYQSLLKPALLTTADNGVLICCNNLAKVSMEDWREQVLRCATKTGRPVREWQIMPPAEDFPSMDNQPPLKTLILQL